A part of Antechinus flavipes isolate AdamAnt ecotype Samford, QLD, Australia chromosome 6, AdamAnt_v2, whole genome shotgun sequence genomic DNA contains:
- the LOC127541919 gene encoding tigger transposable element-derived protein 1-like: MSKSKRPDSNPSGHGCKRKTFSIEEKLEIIKRFERNERTCDIARATGIKESTLRAIRDNAVKIKETSMTGITTISSKSVRIRPKEIAEMERLLSIWIEGKKSKTTFLTVKGKALSIYADLKRKSPNPAEVAPFRASCGWFSGFKHRYNFHNLQFSSESSSAEHKAAREFPAVVQKLIKEEGYTLDQIFNFDETIIYYKRMPGNYHIPRGGKSPLGHKASKDRLTVMFGANASGDLKLKPVVVYRSDNPPALKGIVKASLGVHYRYSKKGWMTAQICIDIFAEFFPVIEYYCKKKNLAFKILIIIDNAPSHPPTIAELNPKVKFVFLPQETTPLIQPFGQGVMALFKAYYLKRTLKMLIAATGGENAETALEFWKRCNIKMAIDIIVEAWNDVTKECLHRAWKKMLPNLIHDFEEFEPLDQLKQIKTSCLELAKQVGFEDVEDEDIDKLLELHSNDLTTEDLQQLADGQAEAEDEEDEEDDDDEDDNEIQKVTPRQLDTSQLSGVLSVIEKQLQWLEDNDYNAERSRIVVHGIRTNLEPYRQLLYERRRLAKQQKLDIYFKVVRKRRLEDLEPHPSTSGIPTSGSVSPSAASQ, from the coding sequence ATGTCTAAGTCTAAGCGTCCTGACTCAAACCCATCAGGCCATGGATGCAAAAGAAAAACTTTCAGTATTGAGGAGAAGCTTGAAATAATAAAGCGttttgaaagaaatgagagaacatGTGATATCGCCAGAGCAACGGGCATAAAGGAGTCCACGTTGAGGGCCATCAGGGACAACGCTGTGAAAATCAAAGAGACCTCTATGACCGGGATAACCACGATTTCTTCCAAGTCGGTGAGAATCAGGCCTAAAGAAATAGCCGAGATGGAAAGATTGCTGAGCATATGGATCGAAGGGAAGAAATCCAAAACCACCTTTCTCACGGTCAAAGGGAAAGCGCTCTCCATATACGCGGACCTTAAGCGGAAGTCACCCAATCCTGCGGAAGTGGCCCCTTTTAGGGCCAGCTGTGGCTGGTTCAGCGGCTTCAAGCATCGCTACAATTTCCATAATCTTCAGTTCTCTAGCGAAAGCTCCAGCGCGGAGCACAAAGCCGCCCGAGAATTCCCAGCGGTGGTCCAGAAATTAATTAAAGAAGAAGGCTACACGTTGGATCAGATTTTCAATTTCGACGAGACGATTATCTATTATAAACGCATGCCTGGAAATTACCACATCCCGAGGGGGGGGAAATCCCCCCTTGGACATAAGGCTTCGAAAGATCGCTTAACTGTGATGTTCGGAGCCAACGCCAGTGGAGACTTGAAGCTCAAACCGGTGGTAGTTTATCGCTCGGACAACCCGCCGGCCTTAAAAGGCATCGTGAAAGCCAGCCTCGGGGTCCATTACAGATACAGCAAAAAAGGATGGATGACCGCTCAGATCTGCATCGATATTTTTGCTGAATTCTTCCCCGTTATAGAGTATTATTGCAAGAAAAAGAACCTGGCGTTTAAAATTCTCATTATCATCGACAACGCGCCGAGCCATCCTCCGACGATAGCCGAACTCAACCCCAAAGTCAAATTTGTCTTTTTGCCTCAAGAGACCACCCCTCTGATCCAGCCCTTTGGTCAGGGGGTGATGGCCCTGTTTAAGGCCTACTATCTAAAGAGAACCCTGAAGATGTTAATTGCGGCAACCGGAGGTGAGAATGCGGAAACCGCCCTCGAATTTTGGAAGAGATGTAACATCAAAATGGCCATCGACATCATCGTGGAAGCCTGGAACGATGTCACCAAAGAGTGTCTGCATCGAGCGTGGAAGAAGATGCTCCCTAACCTGATTCATGATTTTGAAGAATTTGAACCTTTGGAtcaattaaaacaaatcaaaaccagTTGCCTTGAGCTGGCGAAACAGGTGGGGTTTGAGGACGTCGAAGACGAAGACATTGATAAGCTGCTGGAGCTTCACTCGAACGATCTAACTACGGAAGACTTACAACAACTTGCTGATGGCCAAGCGGAAGCAGAAGacgaggaagatgaggaagatgatGACGATGAGGATGATAACGAAATCCAGAAGGTGACTCCACGACAGCTCGACACCTCACAATTATCGGGTGTCTTGAGCGTTATTGAAAAACAGTTGCAGTGGCTCGAAGACAATGATTACAACGCTGAAAGGAGCAGGATAGTCGTGCACGGCATCCGCACCAACCTGGAACCGTACAGGCAGCTTCTGTATGAAAGGAGAAGGTTGGCAAAGCAGCAGAAACTCGATATCTATTTTAAGGTGGTACGGAAGAGACGCCTAGAGGACCTCGAGCCGCATCCATCCACATCTGGTATTCCAACTTCGGGATCAGTCTCCCCTTCTGCTGCTTCACAGTAA